In one Kosmotoga arenicorallina S304 genomic region, the following are encoded:
- the aspC gene encoding aspartate aminotransferase, whose protein sequence is MKLSSSVNSVSPSITLQFNQRVLEKLARGEDVIKLTAGEPDFPTPEPISEAAISAIKEGKTKYTASAGIAALREKIAQKLAKDNNLSYSAEEIVVSNGGKQAIYNSLKAILEPGDEVILISPAWVSYEAQVKLCDGIPVYVKAFPEDAYIPKLSKIEEAFSERTKAIIINSPNNPTGSVYPEEYLKELSELLKKHGIIVISDEVYEKLAFDEKHVSIASFEGMKELAIVINAFSKAYSMTGWRIGYLAAKKEIAKAVTKIQGHSTSNVNTIAQYAALKALDVETGYMVKEFIIRRDYVGNRLKEMGLKFFFPKGAFYFFVDIRDYLGKGIKDSFEFCVALLEKAGVGMIPGSAFNAEGFIRLSYASSIEELEKGLDRLEHFMKTL, encoded by the coding sequence ATGAAGCTATCAAGCAGTGTTAACTCTGTTTCACCGTCAATAACGCTTCAATTCAATCAAAGGGTTCTTGAAAAATTAGCTCGTGGAGAAGATGTCATCAAGCTCACCGCTGGCGAGCCAGATTTCCCCACTCCTGAACCTATCTCTGAAGCAGCAATAAGCGCAATTAAAGAAGGCAAAACGAAGTACACTGCTTCAGCCGGGATAGCAGCGCTGCGGGAGAAAATTGCGCAAAAGCTGGCAAAGGACAACAATCTGTCTTATTCGGCAGAAGAGATAGTGGTTTCCAACGGAGGCAAGCAAGCTATCTACAACAGTCTTAAAGCTATCCTTGAACCCGGTGACGAAGTGATTCTCATCTCTCCTGCATGGGTTAGCTATGAGGCACAGGTAAAACTTTGCGACGGGATCCCCGTTTATGTGAAGGCTTTCCCGGAAGATGCTTACATTCCAAAATTGTCGAAAATTGAAGAGGCTTTCAGCGAACGCACAAAGGCGATAATCATAAATTCACCAAACAATCCTACCGGTTCTGTATATCCAGAGGAATATCTAAAGGAGCTTTCTGAACTTCTGAAAAAACATGGGATTATAGTTATTTCCGATGAGGTTTATGAGAAGTTAGCCTTTGACGAAAAGCATGTAAGCATTGCTTCCTTTGAGGGGATGAAAGAATTGGCGATTGTCATTAATGCCTTTTCTAAAGCCTATTCAATGACCGGTTGGCGGATCGGATATCTGGCAGCTAAAAAAGAAATTGCAAAAGCAGTTACAAAGATACAGGGACATTCAACCTCCAATGTAAACACCATAGCTCAATATGCCGCATTGAAAGCGCTTGATGTAGAAACCGGTTATATGGTTAAGGAGTTTATTATTAGAAGAGACTATGTCGGCAACAGGTTGAAAGAGATGGGATTGAAATTCTTTTTTCCAAAAGGTGCATTCTATTTCTTCGTGGACATCAGAGATTATCTTGGAAAGGGAATCAAAGATTCCTTTGAGTTCTGCGTCGCGCTTCTCGAGAAAGCAGGGGTTGGTATGATCCCGGGAAGTGCTTTCAATGCTGAAGGGTTTATCAGGCTTTCTTATGCGAGCTCTATCGAAGAATTGGAAAAAGGTTTAGACAGGTTAGAACACTTCATGAAAACACTGTGA